The following coding sequences are from one Paenibacillus sp. JDR-2 window:
- a CDS encoding carbohydrate-binding family 9-like protein, whose product MSKLYELSFAAGAAGYSDKEWRELPPAEVAYQQWLEVEQPPETEVRGVYDEEALHLQFRVYEESPVMRHRRHGDPVYQDSCVEFFVQPLPARDSRYLNFELNAAGVLLLEIGESGGSKRKRILPEAASQFGIRTALGLWNPECRRMYWELNLRIPFTFLKYWFPDFRAEPGAVMKGNFYKCGDLTQAPHYLSWSPVQSDTPNFHRSDSFGTLLFR is encoded by the coding sequence ATGAGCAAATTGTATGAGTTGTCATTTGCGGCGGGCGCTGCCGGCTATTCGGATAAAGAATGGCGGGAGCTGCCGCCCGCGGAGGTTGCTTATCAGCAGTGGCTTGAAGTAGAGCAACCGCCCGAGACGGAGGTTCGCGGCGTATACGATGAAGAGGCGCTGCACCTGCAGTTCCGGGTCTACGAGGAATCGCCGGTTATGCGCCACAGGCGGCATGGCGACCCGGTCTATCAGGACAGCTGCGTGGAATTTTTCGTTCAGCCGCTTCCCGCCCGGGATTCGCGTTATCTTAACTTCGAGCTGAACGCCGCCGGGGTGCTGCTCTTGGAGATTGGCGAAAGCGGCGGCTCGAAACGCAAGCGGATTCTGCCTGAAGCCGCAAGCCAGTTCGGCATACGCACGGCCCTTGGTTTATGGAATCCCGAATGCCGCAGGATGTACTGGGAGCTTAACCTGCGTATTCCGTTTACTTTCCTTAAATACTGGTTTCCTGATTTCCGGGCGGAACCCGGTGCCGTGATGAAGGGCAATTTCTATAAATGCGGCGATTTGACGCAGGCCCCTCATTACTTGAGCTGGTCGCCGGTTCAGTCGGATACCCCTAATTTTCATCGCAGCGACAGCTTTGGAACGCTGTTATTTAGATAA
- a CDS encoding Gfo/Idh/MocA family protein translates to MLKIGLIGLGFMGKTHLENYLRLEREGAPIRVVALCDVDEVKLNGGGSGGNIDTSSENAIDYGRFNKYTSVQAMLESEQLDAVDITLPTFLHRDVTTQCLSSGVHVLCEKPMAMNAEECDVMIAAAEASGKQLMIGQCLRFWPAYVYLRELVSSGKFGNVTSAYFYRGGGTPSWGPWVLVNEKGGGALLDMHVHDTDVVNWLFGKPEAVSCYGRNVIAGSGYDIVSTHYRYADNKIVSAQVDWTLNGDFGFEMGYKVNFEHGNVQFDGASVKMNPNDEAGFTVELPADQGYYYQQKYFIEALIQGLPLDTATPESTKGSIEIVTAERESADQRGAWIAVP, encoded by the coding sequence ATGCTGAAAATTGGACTGATTGGACTTGGATTCATGGGCAAGACCCATCTCGAGAACTACCTGCGTCTCGAAAGAGAAGGAGCGCCGATTCGCGTCGTAGCGCTTTGCGATGTAGACGAAGTGAAGCTGAACGGCGGGGGCAGCGGCGGTAATATCGATACTTCCTCGGAGAATGCGATCGATTACGGCCGGTTCAACAAATATACGTCGGTACAAGCGATGCTGGAGAGCGAGCAGCTTGATGCGGTAGATATTACGCTTCCTACCTTCCTTCACCGCGATGTCACTACTCAATGTCTGAGCAGCGGCGTTCATGTGCTCTGCGAAAAGCCGATGGCGATGAATGCGGAAGAGTGTGACGTTATGATCGCAGCCGCGGAAGCAAGCGGCAAGCAGCTGATGATCGGACAATGCCTGCGCTTCTGGCCGGCTTATGTCTACCTCCGGGAGCTCGTCAGCAGCGGCAAGTTCGGCAATGTAACTAGCGCATACTTCTACCGTGGCGGCGGCACGCCTTCCTGGGGACCTTGGGTGCTGGTGAACGAAAAGGGCGGCGGCGCTTTGCTCGATATGCACGTGCATGATACCGATGTCGTGAACTGGCTGTTCGGGAAACCGGAGGCGGTATCGTGCTATGGCAGAAACGTAATCGCGGGAAGCGGCTACGATATCGTGTCCACGCATTATCGTTATGCGGATAACAAGATTGTATCCGCTCAAGTGGATTGGACGTTAAATGGCGATTTTGGCTTTGAGATGGGCTACAAAGTTAACTTTGAGCATGGCAACGTGCAGTTCGACGGCGCTTCCGTCAAAATGAATCCGAATGATGAAGCAGGCTTCACTGTCGAGCTGCCGGCTGATCAGGGCTATTACTATCAGCAAAAATATTTCATCGAAGCGCTTATTCAAGGCTTGCCGCTGGATACGGCTACTCCGGAGAGTACAAAGGGCAGCATCGAGATCGTAACGGCGGAGCGGGAATCGGCGGATCAACGCGGCGCATGGATTGCCGTACCGTAA
- a CDS encoding aldehyde dehydrogenase family protein has protein sequence MKRQNLLIGGQEAETASYTTLYAPYSKEPIAEIADAGLAEANLAIEAAVEAKATMRKMPAHKRAAILEKLVQLLAERREEAARLVALEAAKPLKAAYAEVDRTIQTYQIAAEEAKRIHGETIPMDAVPGGEGRFGYTVREPIGVVGAITPFNFPLNLVAHKLGPAIASGNTIVLKPAPQTPLSAYFIAELLQEAGLPEGALNVISGDGRLLGEAIVKDPKVNMVTFTGSAAVGASIRAMAGIKRVTLELGSNSAVIIDKGVNIEAVAARAAVGAFSYQGQVCISLQRVYVLAEVFEEFVERFTAEVQKLQVGDPLDPATDVSALISERDVTRALEWMEEARELGAAIACGGTAEGGIVMPTVLLNVPPHAQVSCKEVFAPVVIVNKVDTLEEAVEKVNDSEFGLQAGLYTNDLKTALDLSEQLQVGGVMINDIPTFRVDQMPYGGIKQSGLGREGIKYAIEDMTELKLVVFNRS, from the coding sequence ATGAAGAGACAAAATCTGCTGATCGGCGGACAAGAGGCCGAGACAGCAAGCTATACGACGCTTTATGCGCCGTATTCAAAGGAACCGATCGCCGAGATTGCGGATGCCGGTTTGGCGGAAGCGAATCTGGCTATTGAAGCTGCGGTAGAGGCCAAGGCAACTATGCGTAAAATGCCGGCCCACAAGCGTGCCGCTATTCTGGAGAAGCTCGTGCAGCTGCTGGCCGAGCGCCGGGAAGAGGCTGCACGGCTTGTCGCGCTGGAGGCGGCTAAGCCGCTCAAGGCTGCTTATGCCGAAGTAGACCGTACGATTCAGACTTATCAAATAGCCGCCGAAGAAGCGAAACGTATACATGGAGAGACGATTCCTATGGATGCGGTGCCGGGCGGCGAAGGCCGCTTTGGATATACCGTTCGCGAGCCCATTGGTGTCGTTGGCGCCATAACGCCATTCAACTTTCCTCTCAATCTGGTTGCCCACAAGCTTGGGCCGGCGATTGCGTCGGGGAATACTATCGTGCTGAAGCCCGCGCCGCAAACGCCGCTGTCCGCGTATTTTATCGCGGAGCTGCTTCAAGAAGCGGGTCTGCCGGAGGGGGCGCTCAACGTGATTAGCGGCGATGGCCGTCTGCTGGGAGAGGCTATCGTGAAGGATCCAAAGGTGAACATGGTTACCTTTACGGGTAGTGCGGCGGTTGGTGCAAGCATTCGCGCTATGGCGGGCATCAAGCGGGTAACGCTTGAGCTAGGTTCGAACTCTGCGGTAATTATCGATAAGGGCGTTAATATCGAAGCCGTCGCTGCCCGCGCCGCAGTGGGCGCATTCTCCTACCAGGGACAGGTATGTATTTCGCTGCAGCGAGTTTATGTGCTGGCAGAAGTATTCGAAGAATTTGTGGAACGTTTTACGGCAGAGGTTCAAAAGCTTCAAGTCGGCGATCCGCTTGATCCGGCAACAGACGTATCGGCACTGATCTCGGAGCGGGATGTCACGCGGGCGCTGGAATGGATGGAGGAGGCTCGTGAGCTTGGCGCAGCCATCGCCTGCGGCGGTACGGCGGAAGGCGGCATCGTGATGCCAACCGTATTGCTGAATGTCCCTCCCCATGCGCAAGTATCCTGCAAGGAAGTGTTCGCCCCGGTTGTTATTGTGAACAAAGTGGATACCCTGGAGGAAGCGGTCGAGAAGGTGAATGATTCCGAATTCGGGCTGCAGGCCGGCCTCTATACGAATGATTTGAAAACGGCGCTTGATCTGTCCGAGCAGCTGCAGGTTGGCGGAGTGATGATTAACGATATTCCAACGTTCCGTGTTGATCAAATGCCGTATGGCGGCATTAAGCAAAGCGGCCTTGGCCGCGAAGGCATTAAGTATGCCATTGAGGATATGACCGAGCTGAAGCTGGTCGTCTTTAATCGCAGTTAG
- a CDS encoding DUF2975 domain-containing protein, giving the protein MERGTTLFLKVTVFLMGLPVLALCILGLPAIMKEAREAWPDNWVYPIIIAMYLSAIPFYMALYQAFKLLGYIDKNQAFSELSVKALKNIKYCAIAISILYAAAEPFVYLIAEKDDAPGLIVIGLVVIFASLVIAVFAAVLQKLLKNAIDIKSENDLTI; this is encoded by the coding sequence GTGGAACGGGGAACAACGCTCTTTTTGAAGGTGACCGTGTTTCTGATGGGGCTTCCGGTTCTTGCATTGTGTATTTTAGGGTTGCCTGCAATAATGAAAGAGGCTAGGGAAGCTTGGCCGGACAATTGGGTATATCCGATTATCATTGCGATGTATCTTTCGGCGATACCTTTTTATATGGCTTTGTATCAGGCATTTAAGCTGCTTGGCTATATCGACAAGAACCAGGCATTCTCCGAATTATCCGTGAAGGCGTTGAAAAATATTAAGTACTGCGCGATTGCGATTAGCATTTTGTATGCGGCAGCGGAACCTTTCGTTTATCTCATTGCGGAAAAGGATGACGCTCCCGGTCTGATCGTTATCGGTTTGGTCGTTATCTTCGCGTCTCTCGTAATTGCAGTCTTTGCGGCTGTTCTTCAGAAGCTTCTCAAAAATGCCATCGATATAAAATCAGAAAATGATTTAACGATCTGA
- a CDS encoding SRPBCC family protein: protein MELNYVFYIGASPEQVWQTLVSPEGTRSTFFGTVLNSTLEPDASFEYVGPGAEGENTVHVYGTILKADPGKMLSYLEHPGPSYRDNHAELESRVTFTLETVGSCTKLTLVNDQWTLDHPSFANSKEHWWMMLSNIKTYTETGKTLDFGW, encoded by the coding sequence ATGGAACTCAATTATGTATTCTATATTGGTGCCTCGCCCGAGCAGGTGTGGCAGACGCTTGTCAGCCCGGAAGGAACGCGGAGCACCTTTTTCGGAACCGTCCTGAACTCTACCCTGGAGCCTGACGCATCCTTCGAGTACGTCGGCCCCGGAGCGGAAGGAGAGAATACGGTCCATGTATACGGCACTATACTGAAGGCTGACCCTGGCAAAATGCTCAGCTATCTGGAGCACCCGGGTCCCTCTTACAGGGACAACCATGCCGAGCTTGAATCCCGCGTGACCTTCACTCTGGAGACAGTAGGCTCATGCACAAAGCTGACGCTGGTTAATGATCAATGGACGCTGGATCACCCATCCTTCGCGAATTCCAAAGAGCACTGGTGGATGATGCTCAGCAACATTAAGACATATACGGAAACGGGTAAAACGCTCGACTTCGGCTGGTAA
- a CDS encoding AraC family transcriptional regulator has protein sequence MSQPQTRPSMGVLGLNGAGDQFRLERYPASEVLSPFIKHYWIVQWNLEQEDSYWQHVVPNPCANLVVEQGKTFFYGPGKEKFSYLLNGRGIVFGVKFRPGGLYPFVNRELSELTGRPIEVETVLGIQGSELEELVLAHQDNDQRMIQVVEQLLAEKLPPYDDQITLVNQIIDYAARNQGITKVEQVCEYFDINIRRLQRLFAKYVGVNPKSVIRLFRLQNAAEAMDLGQAQDLAGLSVELGYHDQAHFSKDFKAVIGRSPEQYLSNVNL, from the coding sequence ATGAGCCAACCGCAAACCCGACCCAGCATGGGCGTTCTCGGACTAAACGGAGCAGGGGACCAATTCCGGCTGGAGCGGTATCCGGCTTCGGAGGTATTGTCGCCTTTTATTAAGCATTACTGGATTGTTCAGTGGAATCTGGAACAGGAAGACTCTTATTGGCAGCATGTTGTTCCCAATCCTTGTGCCAATCTGGTGGTGGAGCAGGGAAAAACCTTTTTCTACGGGCCTGGCAAGGAAAAATTCTCTTATTTGCTTAACGGTAGAGGAATTGTTTTTGGCGTTAAGTTCCGGCCGGGCGGACTATATCCATTTGTGAATAGAGAGCTGTCCGAGTTGACGGGAAGACCTATAGAGGTGGAGACCGTGCTTGGGATACAAGGTTCAGAGCTTGAAGAGCTTGTGCTTGCCCATCAGGATAATGACCAGCGGATGATTCAAGTAGTAGAGCAGCTGCTGGCAGAGAAGCTTCCGCCTTATGACGACCAAATTACGTTAGTCAATCAGATTATCGATTATGCGGCACGCAACCAGGGTATAACCAAGGTAGAGCAGGTCTGCGAGTATTTTGATATAAACATCCGGCGGCTTCAGCGCTTATTCGCCAAATACGTTGGAGTGAATCCGAAGTCGGTTATCCGGTTGTTCCGGCTGCAAAATGCCGCGGAAGCGATGGACCTTGGACAAGCTCAGGATTTGGCCGGGTTATCGGTTGAACTGGGTTATCACGATCAGGCGCATTTCAGCAAAGACTTCAAGGCCGTGATAGGCCGTTCACCCGAGCAATATTTATCGAATGTTAACCTGTAA